A region of Stegostoma tigrinum isolate sSteTig4 chromosome 5, sSteTig4.hap1, whole genome shotgun sequence DNA encodes the following proteins:
- the kcnv1 gene encoding potassium voltage-gated channel subfamily V member 1: MKPPSCSPWLLEQNEDNCSVVSLESSVFYSEECVNKNPLNTFIINVGGSRFILSPETLLSYPETRLGKLAMSEQDSVLELCDDANFVDNEYFFDRSSQTFKYIINYYKTGRLHVNEELCAMSFLQEIEYWGIDEFNIDICCRDKYYRRKEMNEALDIKQDAELIQNEEEDFSGVICEKLRQKLWIMMEKPDSSMLAKIFGILSVAFVLISIANMALFSLEYTILEPLLLNAVEYICITWFSAEYLLRFFCVKNKWKFLKSLVNIIDLIAVVPFYITMLVEQLYGGSTELENVGKVVQILRLMRSLRMLKLGRHSTGLKSLGMTVTQCYEEVGLLLLFLSVGISIFSSVEYAVEHTVPETTFSSVPSAWWWATTSMTTVGYGDIRPETTVGKIIAFLCILTGILVLSLPIAIINDRFSSCYFTLKMKEAALRHHDALKRLTKNSAFDSIANVNLRDVYARSIMEMLRIKNRERASTRVSALGEIW, encoded by the exons ATGAAGCCTCCCAGTTGTTCTCCTTGGTTACTTGAACAGAATGAAGATAATTGTTCTGTTGTCTCTCTGGAATCCAGCGTTTTCTACAGTGAAGAATGTGTGAATAAAAATCCTTTAAACACCTTCATCATAAATGTTGGGGGCAGCAGGTTCATTTTGTCACCTGAAACTCTGTTGTCCTACCCTGAAACACGTCTGGGAAAACTGGCTATGTCTGAACAGGATTCTGTGCTGGAGCTAtgtgatgatgccaactttgtgGACAATGAATATTTCTTCGACCGAAGTTCTCAAACCTTCAAATACATCATAAATTATTATAAAACTGGTAGATTACATGTGAATGAAGAACTATGTGCAATGTCTTTTTTACAGGAAATTGAATACTGGGGAATAGATGAATTTAACATTGACATTTGCTGCAGAGACAAATATTACAGACGAAAAGAAATGAATGAAGCTTTAGACATAAAGCAAGATGCAGAACTGATTCAGAATGAAGAGGAAGATTTCTCTGGAGTAATTTGTGAAAAGCTAAGACAAAAACTATGGATCATGATGGAGAAACCTGACTCTTCAATGCTAGCTAAAATATTTGGCATCCTTTCTGTAGCATTTGTTCTCATATCCATTGCAAACATGGCTCTCTTTTCCCTTGAATATACAATATTGGAACCCCTGTTATTGAATGCAGTTGAGTATATTTGTATCACCTGGTTTTCTGCAGAGTATTTACTGCGATTTTTCTGTGTCAAAAACAAATGGAAGTTTCTTAAGAGTCTGGTAAATATCATCGATCTTATTGCTGTGGTCCCATTTTACATCACTATGCTGGTGGAGCAACTTTATGGAGGTTCCACAGAATTGGAAAATGTGGGAAAGGTTGTCCAGATCCTGAGATTGATGAGATCGCTACGTATGTTGAAGCTTGGAAGGCACTCAACAG GTCTGAAATCTCTTGGAATGACTGTCACTCAATGTTATGAAGAAGTTGGCTTACTTCTCCTTTTCCTGTCTGTGGGCATTTCCATCTTCTCATCAGTGGAGTATGCTGTGGAACACACTGTCCCAGAGACAACATTTTCCAGTGTTCCCTCTGCATGGTGGTGGGCAACAACATCCATGACCACTGTGGGTTATGGAGATATTCGACCTGAAACTACTGTTGGAAAGATAATTGCTTTCTTATGTATCTTGACTGGCATATTGGTCTTATCGCTACCTATAGCGATTATAAATGACAGGTTTTCCTCCTGTTACTTTACTCTGAAGATGAAGGAAGCTGCCCTTCGACACCATGATGCTTTGAAGAGGCTCACCAAGAATTCAGCTTTTGATTCCATTGCCAATGTTAATTTACGAGACGTTTATGCACGTAGCATTATGGAAATGTTACGGATTAAGAATAGAGAAAGGGCAAGTACCAGAGTTAGTGCTTTAGGTGAAATTTGGTGA